The stretch of DNA TTCATCAGGAAGAAGACCATGCAGCCAATGAGGGCATATGCCAGCAGCGCTCCGCCAGGGCCAGCTTGACTGATTGCACCTCCGCTGGCAAGGAACAGGCCTGTCCCGATGGTTCCTCCAAGGGAGATCATCCCCAAATGACGGGCTTTGAGCTTTCTTTGTAAGCCTGGCTCTGTGTTGTTTTGTTTGTTGCCCAATTCTTTCACCTCGTCTATAGTATGGCATGCTGCCGTGAACTTAACGAAAAAAGCCGTATCGGATATTCTTGCTAATCCGAACGGCTTATTTTATACAACAGCATCATTCCAGAATAAATAAGATATCGCAGCATATGAATATATATCATGTGCTCGTTCTGTCCCCATTCGGTCCAGATGCAGCTTTTCACTTTGTTTGGAAAAGCCGCATATCACACTCATTGATTGATGATTGCCTATGCAATCCAATGAGTTCTTATGCAATTAAAAACATCCCTAACTTTACTATACAACACGAGATATTTCAACTGTATTCCGGAATGGATTATTTTGGAGCTTTACGGTGCTTTGTGGCGCACTCGTAGCCATAGCCGATTTCTATTAAGGTAGTTTCCTCAAATGCGCCGGCTGTAAACGTAATTCCGAATGGTTCGCCAGTCTCTGTGTAACCAGCAGGCACGGTGATCGACGGGTATCCTGCCTTGGCTGCGATGTCGCATCCATGATAGCTGGGGAAAATGACTGCATCAAGTCCTGCATCCGACATGACAGGATCCAGGCCTTCCGTGCGGGATTCTCTTATGTCGGCCAGCCGATCCCGTAAATATTCTGCCTGTTTAAGCGTCCCATCCGTCTTCTCGGCAGCTTCAAGGATATCTTGACCATGTATGAGGGCAGACTCGGTGTTGATGCGATTCCATTCGATCACTTCTTTCAATGTATGGGCCGGAAGATGCGGGGATACTGTTCGCAGGTATCGGTTCACGCCGTGCTTGAATTCATGATACAGCACGCTTGATTCCCTGGTGATTTCCGGAACTTGCACATGGATAAGCTCAGCACCTTGAGTCCGCAGTACCATAAAGGCTTTTTCCATAAGCTCGCGTTTTTCGGGGGACAGGCTATTCAATGTGTGCCCATCTATACCAAGACGCTTACCCTGCAATCCCTCTTTTTGGAGTGATGCTGTATAATCTGGGAGAACCGGAGCCGATAGCGTGGCTGGATCCGATTCATCCTTGCCGGCGATCACTTGAAGCAGGATGGCCGCATCTTCGACGGATCTCGTCATCGGCCCTGCAGTATCCTGACTGTGAGCAATGGGAATGATGCCATTGCGCGATACAAGTCCCACGGTCGGCTTGATGCCGACCAATGAATTGCTGCTGGATGGGCTGAGGATGGAGCCGCTTGTTTCCGTTCCGATACCTGCAGCGGCCAAATTATCAGCAATAGCTGCACCTGTCCCAGAGCTGGAGCCGCCGACATCGAAACTTCCGTAAGGGTTTCGTACTTGACCGCCGCGGGCGCTGTAGCCATTCGGCATAGGCTCTGACATGAAGTTTGCCCACTCCGTCATATTGACCTTTCCTAAAATGATGGCACCAGCTTCACGCAGCTTTCGGACGATGAAGGCATCCTGCTTGGCATAGTTATCAGCAAGTACAAGGGTCCCGGCACTTGTGTGCATGCCATCCGCCGTATCTATGTTGTCTTTGATCAAGACAGGAATACCATGAAGCGGTCCGCGCAGCTGTTCTTCTTTTCTCTCCTTATCCATTTGTCCTG from Terribacillus sp. FSL K6-0262 encodes:
- a CDS encoding amidase family protein is translated as MNTFPFEEATISSLQNDLTAGKLTSTALVEAYLERIAKKDSVQGGTNSVLEVNPDALFLAGQMDKERKEEQLRGPLHGIPVLIKDNIDTADGMHTSAGTLVLADNYAKQDAFIVRKLREAGAIILGKVNMTEWANFMSEPMPNGYSARGGQVRNPYGSFDVGGSSSGTGAAIADNLAAAGIGTETSGSILSPSSSNSLVGIKPTVGLVSRNGIIPIAHSQDTAGPMTRSVEDAAILLQVIAGKDESDPATLSAPVLPDYTASLQKEGLQGKRLGIDGHTLNSLSPEKRELMEKAFMVLRTQGAELIHVQVPEITRESSVLYHEFKHGVNRYLRTVSPHLPAHTLKEVIEWNRINTESALIHGQDILEAAEKTDGTLKQAEYLRDRLADIRESRTEGLDPVMSDAGLDAVIFPSYHGCDIAAKAGYPSITVPAGYTETGEPFGITFTAGAFEETTLIEIGYGYECATKHRKAPK